One Natrinema halophilum genomic window carries:
- a CDS encoding poly(R)-hydroxyalkanoic acid synthase subunit PhaE, which yields MADSQPPAQNWNAFVEQWNEQFLDALEDNMEAQARFVESWSETVGDISEDTEISDGVEGYARAYETWMNASKQMVDRMNDQLEGEDVDVEEFRDIWLNTANEAFKDVMSTTAFAKMTGETVGDVLELQQQADEASQETLRTLGFATETDVVEIGDRLVELERRQHAVEEKLDRVLEHLEDEQ from the coding sequence ATGGCAGACTCACAACCCCCGGCACAGAACTGGAACGCGTTCGTCGAGCAGTGGAACGAACAATTCCTCGATGCACTCGAGGACAACATGGAGGCCCAGGCCCGGTTCGTCGAGAGCTGGTCCGAAACGGTTGGCGACATCAGCGAGGACACCGAAATTTCCGACGGCGTCGAGGGTTACGCTCGCGCCTACGAAACGTGGATGAACGCCTCGAAGCAGATGGTAGACCGGATGAACGATCAACTCGAGGGCGAGGACGTCGACGTCGAGGAGTTCCGTGACATCTGGCTCAATACGGCCAACGAGGCGTTCAAAGACGTCATGTCGACGACTGCGTTCGCCAAAATGACTGGCGAGACCGTCGGCGACGTTCTCGAACTCCAGCAACAAGCAGACGAGGCGTCTCAGGAGACGCTCCGGACGCTCGGCTTTGCGACCGAAACGGATGTCGTCGAAATCGGCGACCGACTCGTCGAACTCGAACGCCGCCAGCACGCCGTCGAGGAAAAACTCGACCGCGTTCTCGAACACCTAGAAGACGAGCAATGA
- the phaC gene encoding class III poly(R)-hydroxyalkanoic acid synthase subunit PhaC → MKNPYSIALDMQRQAWEGAADLADKTTVAPERTETSENVEVGQTPSEVVYEENKLRLLHYEPMTEEQHDIPILVVYALINKPYILDLQPDRSVVQTLLEAGFDVYLIDWGEPSKLDRTLSLSDYVNRYIDNCVDVVRERSGQDAINILGYCMGGTKSAMYASLYPEKVKNLALMAAGLCFDGDGGVLELWGAEAYYDPETVTETFDNVPSEFLDVGFALMDPVANNVTKYVRFYDNVEDEDFVENFARMERWLDEGIDVAGEAYEEFIRDIYQENKLYRNELTLDGERVDLSKIDMPVLQIVAEYDHLIPPSASKPFNDVIQSEDTEILEFATGHIGMSVSSRSHADLWPQVCDWFEERSNGTEAELETETDTETPPETDAALAEDAGDESGIEDLADGGSNVETTSSSDVAAEGEDEIEHVADEIGSKTDDLTELTGIGQTYSDALAAAGIETFDDLADADVEELTTETGIAPARIEGWIEQARER, encoded by the coding sequence ATGAAAAACCCGTATTCGATCGCACTGGACATGCAGCGCCAGGCCTGGGAGGGCGCGGCCGATCTGGCGGACAAAACCACAGTCGCACCGGAACGAACCGAAACCTCGGAGAACGTCGAGGTCGGGCAGACGCCGAGCGAGGTCGTTTACGAGGAGAACAAACTGCGGCTCCTTCACTACGAGCCGATGACGGAAGAGCAACACGACATACCGATCCTCGTCGTGTACGCACTGATCAACAAGCCCTACATCCTCGATTTGCAACCCGACCGCTCGGTCGTCCAGACGCTGCTCGAGGCAGGCTTCGACGTCTACCTGATCGACTGGGGTGAACCGTCCAAACTCGATCGGACGCTGTCGCTTTCCGATTACGTCAACCGGTACATCGACAACTGCGTCGACGTCGTTCGCGAGCGCTCCGGTCAGGATGCGATCAACATCCTCGGCTACTGCATGGGCGGCACGAAATCGGCCATGTACGCGTCGCTGTACCCCGAAAAAGTCAAGAATCTGGCGCTTATGGCTGCTGGCCTCTGTTTTGACGGGGACGGCGGCGTCCTCGAGCTCTGGGGAGCTGAAGCGTACTACGATCCGGAGACAGTCACCGAAACCTTCGACAACGTCCCGTCCGAGTTCCTGGACGTCGGCTTTGCGCTGATGGACCCGGTTGCCAACAACGTCACGAAGTACGTCCGGTTCTACGACAACGTCGAGGACGAAGATTTCGTCGAAAACTTCGCCCGAATGGAGCGCTGGCTCGACGAGGGAATCGACGTCGCAGGCGAGGCCTACGAAGAGTTCATCCGCGACATTTACCAGGAAAACAAGCTCTACCGGAACGAACTGACGCTGGATGGCGAGCGCGTCGATCTCTCCAAAATCGACATGCCCGTCCTTCAGATCGTCGCTGAATACGACCACCTCATCCCACCGTCGGCCTCCAAACCGTTCAACGACGTCATCCAGTCCGAAGACACCGAGATACTCGAGTTCGCGACGGGCCACATCGGGATGTCCGTCTCCTCGCGAAGCCACGCGGACCTCTGGCCCCAGGTCTGTGACTGGTTCGAGGAGCGGTCGAACGGGACGGAGGCCGAGCTCGAAACGGAGACGGATACCGAAACGCCGCCCGAAACGGATGCTGCGCTCGCCGAAGACGCAGGTGACGAATCGGGTATCGAAGACCTCGCTGACGGCGGCTCGAACGTCGAGACGACCTCGAGTTCCGACGTCGCTGCCGAAGGCGAAGACGAAATCGAACACGTCGCCGACGAGATCGGATCGAAAACCGACGACCTCACCGAACTAACCGGCATCGGTCAGACATACTCGGACGCTCTCGCCGCCGCCGGGATCGAGACGTTCGATGATCTCGCAGATGCCGATGTCGAGGAGCTCACGACCGAGACGGGGATTGCTCCAGCCCGGATCGAAGGGTGGATCGAGCAGGCTCGCGAACGGTAG
- a CDS encoding beta-ketoacyl-ACP reductase, giving the protein MSMDGRTCVITGSARGIGRGIAEYLGEEGANVVVNYRTSEGAAHDAIDAIESKGGSAVAAKADVSDRAEVEHIREVCHDAFGQCDVLVNNAGITADKQFTEMSREEWDRVMDINLGGMFNCTQLFYDDIWNADEGRLINISSVVGKQGNFGQANYATAKSGMFGFTRTIALEFAQGGSTANCVAPGFTATDMLESVPDKVLDRIIAGIPLERLAEVEDIAAVVRFLASEDSSYVTGEVIDVNGGMDL; this is encoded by the coding sequence ATGTCTATGGACGGTCGAACCTGTGTCATCACTGGCTCAGCACGGGGTATCGGTCGAGGCATTGCCGAATACCTCGGCGAAGAGGGAGCGAACGTAGTCGTCAACTACCGGACGTCAGAAGGGGCGGCACACGACGCCATCGACGCTATCGAATCCAAAGGTGGCTCCGCAGTCGCAGCCAAAGCCGACGTCAGCGACCGCGCGGAGGTCGAGCACATTCGCGAGGTCTGTCACGACGCATTCGGTCAGTGCGACGTACTGGTGAACAACGCCGGGATAACGGCCGACAAGCAATTCACCGAAATGTCCCGCGAAGAGTGGGACCGTGTGATGGACATCAACCTCGGCGGTATGTTCAACTGCACCCAGTTGTTCTACGACGATATCTGGAACGCCGACGAGGGCCGACTGATCAACATCTCGAGCGTCGTCGGGAAACAGGGTAACTTTGGACAGGCGAATTACGCCACCGCGAAAAGCGGCATGTTCGGATTCACGCGGACGATCGCCCTCGAATTCGCCCAGGGAGGGTCGACGGCGAACTGCGTCGCACCGGGCTTTACCGCCACCGACATGCTCGAGAGCGTCCCCGACAAGGTACTCGATCGGATCATCGCGGGAATCCCACTCGAACGACTCGCAGAAGTCGAGGACATCGCGGCGGTCGTGCGGTTTCTCGCGAGCGAAGATTCCTCGTACGTAACGGGAGAAGTGATCGACGTCAACGGTGGGATGGATCTCTAA
- a CDS encoding Lrp/AsnC family transcriptional regulator: protein MDKKDIRILSTIAKIGTANADEIGEETEIPKSTVHYRLNQLRESGIVENDIYDIDFENVGLSITIISEIWATFEEGYHEIVGEELAAVEGVNQVYFTMGDTDFVVIAHLTDREMVEKLIEGYESIDQINRTSSKFVISTVKNEKNTLNDYEVDALIDALAA from the coding sequence ATGGATAAGAAAGACATCCGGATTTTAAGTACAATTGCCAAAATTGGAACGGCAAATGCAGATGAGATTGGAGAGGAGACAGAAATACCGAAGTCAACCGTTCACTACCGCCTGAACCAACTCCGTGAGTCCGGCATCGTCGAAAACGACATCTACGACATCGATTTCGAGAACGTCGGGCTTTCGATCACGATCATCTCCGAGATATGGGCAACGTTCGAGGAAGGATACCACGAGATAGTTGGCGAGGAACTCGCCGCAGTCGAGGGGGTCAATCAGGTGTACTTTACCATGGGCGATACCGATTTCGTCGTCATCGCACACCTTACCGACCGGGAGATGGTCGAAAAACTCATCGAAGGGTACGAATCAATCGATCAAATCAACCGCACCTCTTCGAAGTTCGTTATTTCGACCGTGAAAAACGAGAAAAACACGCTCAACGATTACGAAGTAGACGCGTTGATAGACGCTCTCGCAGCGTAA
- the moaC gene encoding cyclic pyranopterin monophosphate synthase MoaC, which translates to MSEDEAIDGNTDADDLTHTTAEGDVQMVDVGDKPDSDRRAVAVGEIRLRRSTVDAIRDDEVGKGDVLATARIGAIQAVKHTWETIPMCHQIPITNVDTDFSLAEDRVELRVTVETTGKTGCEMEALEGVTTGLNVVWDMVKAVEKDDEGQYPDTGIENVRVLQKAKRRS; encoded by the coding sequence ATGAGTGAAGACGAGGCGATCGACGGAAACACGGACGCGGACGACCTGACCCACACCACCGCGGAAGGCGACGTGCAGATGGTCGACGTCGGCGACAAGCCGGATAGCGATCGCCGAGCGGTTGCAGTCGGGGAGATTCGCCTCAGACGTTCGACGGTTGATGCGATCAGAGACGACGAGGTCGGGAAAGGGGACGTGCTCGCGACCGCTCGAATCGGAGCGATTCAAGCCGTCAAGCACACGTGGGAGACGATCCCGATGTGCCACCAGATCCCGATCACGAACGTCGATACTGACTTTTCGCTCGCCGAGGACCGCGTCGAACTCCGGGTCACCGTCGAGACCACCGGCAAGACGGGTTGTGAAATGGAAGCCCTCGAAGGCGTAACGACCGGTCTGAACGTCGTCTGGGACATGGTCAAAGCGGTCGAGAAAGACGACGAGGGACAGTATCCCGACACCGGAATCGAGAACGTGCGAGTCCTCCAGAAAGCGAAACGTCGGTCGTGA
- a CDS encoding NAD(P)H-hydrate dehydratase encodes MITGERMAAVDENAAALGVPRKQLMESSGHAVARAIRTIADSGTRVAVVAGRGNNGGDAFVATRFLDEYEVTTILLGRAEVIGTDIARENWEALQQADYDVRQVTDSSGFELPEADVIVDAMLGTGISGDLREPAATAAWAINEADATVVAVDVPSGFDADQGDHAENRIEADHVVTFHDTKPGLGDLAADVTVADIGIPPAAERFVGPGDVDLARPASRDGRAFVIGGGPYTGAPALASQAALRAGMELSFVAAPESVAGEIQGYAEDLIVQPYESDRLSPDQVDDLVDTAERHDDVIVLGPGLGTADETLEAARLFLESYTGPAVVDADALAVVPDLETDATLVCTPNRRELARMGGPETDSLCETADEVEAFAAELGHVVLAKGVDDVATDGERTRICCSGAPGMKVGGTGDLLAGIVAALLEHAGPLDAAAAAAYVNGRAGERLADDGSMGFLASEMLAEIPAVLWGVADE; translated from the coding sequence ATGATTACTGGCGAGCGAATGGCCGCCGTCGACGAGAACGCCGCGGCGCTCGGGGTGCCGCGAAAGCAATTGATGGAGTCGAGCGGGCACGCGGTCGCCCGTGCGATTCGAACCATCGCCGATTCCGGCACACGGGTCGCCGTCGTCGCCGGTCGTGGAAATAACGGCGGTGACGCGTTCGTCGCGACTCGCTTTTTAGACGAGTACGAGGTCACGACGATATTGCTCGGTCGCGCCGAGGTGATCGGAACCGACATCGCCCGCGAGAACTGGGAGGCCTTGCAGCAGGCCGACTACGACGTACGGCAGGTGACCGACTCGAGCGGGTTCGAGCTTCCCGAAGCGGACGTGATCGTCGACGCGATGCTGGGGACGGGAATTAGCGGCGATCTCCGGGAACCGGCGGCGACCGCCGCATGGGCGATCAACGAGGCCGACGCAACCGTCGTCGCGGTCGACGTGCCTTCGGGCTTCGACGCCGACCAGGGCGATCACGCAGAGAATCGAATCGAAGCCGACCACGTCGTTACCTTCCACGATACGAAACCGGGCCTCGGTGACCTCGCGGCCGACGTCACCGTCGCAGACATCGGCATTCCACCTGCTGCAGAGCGGTTCGTGGGTCCCGGCGACGTCGATCTCGCTCGTCCGGCCAGCCGTGACGGGCGGGCGTTCGTGATCGGCGGCGGTCCGTACACCGGCGCGCCGGCCCTCGCATCGCAGGCAGCGCTGCGGGCCGGGATGGAACTATCGTTTGTCGCTGCGCCCGAGTCCGTCGCCGGTGAGATTCAGGGATACGCCGAGGACCTCATCGTCCAACCCTACGAAAGCGACCGTCTTTCTCCGGACCAGGTCGACGATCTGGTCGACACAGCAGAGCGCCACGACGACGTGATCGTACTCGGCCCCGGCCTCGGTACAGCGGACGAAACGCTCGAGGCCGCCCGTCTATTTCTCGAGTCCTACACAGGGCCGGCGGTCGTCGACGCCGATGCGCTGGCGGTGGTTCCCGACCTCGAGACTGACGCGACGCTGGTCTGTACGCCCAATCGCAGGGAACTTGCCCGGATGGGCGGCCCGGAGACCGATTCCCTGTGCGAGACGGCAGACGAAGTCGAAGCCTTCGCTGCCGAACTGGGTCACGTCGTCCTCGCGAAGGGCGTCGACGACGTGGCGACCGACGGCGAGCGAACTCGGATCTGTTGTAGCGGTGCACCCGGCATGAAAGTCGGTGGCACAGGCGACCTGTTGGCCGGAATCGTCGCGGCGCTGTTAGAGCACGCCGGTCCCCTCGACGCTGCGGCGGCGGCCGCGTACGTCAACGGACGAGCCGGAGAACGGCTCGCCGACGACGGATCGATGGGGTTTCTCGCCTCCGAGATGCTCGCGGAGATCCCCGCCGTCCTGTGGGGTGTTGCCGATGAGTGA
- a CDS encoding acylphosphatase has protein sequence MADRTRAHVFVSGTVQGVYYRANTRDTARENGVDGWVKNLEDGRVEAVFEGPEDAVESMIEWCHTGSPAADVDGVEAEYEEPRGADGFEIVY, from the coding sequence ATGGCAGATCGAACCCGCGCACACGTGTTCGTCTCGGGGACGGTACAGGGCGTCTACTACCGCGCAAACACCCGTGACACGGCGCGCGAAAACGGCGTCGACGGATGGGTAAAGAACCTCGAGGACGGTCGCGTCGAGGCGGTCTTCGAGGGCCCCGAGGACGCGGTCGAGTCGATGATCGAGTGGTGTCACACGGGGAGCCCCGCGGCCGACGTCGACGGCGTCGAAGCTGAGTACGAGGAACCGCGGGGAGCGGACGGATTCGAAATCGTGTACTGA
- a CDS encoding mRNA cleavage and polyadenylation specificity factor-like protein, with protein sequence MKPVKVRHRDGIHFERENEPRVVADARSAVGRVNVVSHAHADHTFRTTPETVVCSAETAAIAAARTGSSFEFVECIPGVDLVPAGHVVGSRAAIIDLEAGDLLVGSDDGGPQRYCYTGDFSTRDRCYLKGFDPHAVDADALVMETTYGLPKYRFSPQNELEAAITDWLRDNGDRPCFLFGYSLGRAQKLQWLARKATADEREILISDSIYDVNRAIERATDGNFANGISVNSEARSSSDGLEFSGRRYDSLRGLTDEIVILPANQARADWVETAVAREDGLKAGFSGWAVDSSFRYRGNYDVTFPLTDHCDFDELVETVLAIDPNVVYTNHGFDEAFADHLATEYGYRATPLKRNQTTLEEFC encoded by the coding sequence ATGAAACCAGTGAAGGTACGGCACCGAGACGGAATCCATTTCGAACGGGAAAACGAGCCCCGCGTCGTTGCCGACGCCCGAAGCGCCGTCGGCAGGGTCAACGTGGTGAGTCACGCCCACGCCGACCACACCTTCCGGACGACGCCGGAGACGGTCGTCTGTTCTGCCGAAACCGCGGCGATCGCGGCGGCCCGAACCGGCAGCAGCTTCGAGTTCGTCGAGTGCATCCCGGGCGTCGATCTCGTCCCGGCCGGCCACGTCGTCGGATCCCGTGCGGCGATCATCGACCTCGAGGCCGGGGACCTACTCGTCGGCTCCGACGACGGTGGCCCCCAGCGCTACTGCTATACCGGCGACTTCTCGACGCGCGATCGGTGCTACCTCAAGGGGTTCGATCCCCACGCCGTCGATGCTGACGCGCTCGTAATGGAAACCACATACGGACTCCCCAAGTATCGGTTTTCCCCACAAAACGAACTCGAGGCCGCGATTACCGACTGGCTTCGCGACAACGGCGACCGGCCCTGTTTCCTGTTCGGCTACTCACTGGGCCGGGCCCAGAAGCTCCAGTGGCTCGCACGTAAAGCGACAGCCGACGAACGGGAAATTCTGATCTCCGACTCGATATACGACGTGAACCGGGCGATAGAGCGCGCGACGGACGGCAACTTCGCGAACGGAATATCCGTAAACTCGGAAGCGAGGTCGTCTTCAGATGGTCTCGAGTTCTCAGGGCGGCGCTACGACTCGCTTCGCGGGTTGACCGACGAGATCGTGATCCTTCCCGCGAATCAGGCTCGAGCCGACTGGGTCGAGACGGCGGTCGCCCGCGAGGACGGCTTGAAAGCGGGGTTCTCGGGATGGGCCGTCGACAGTTCCTTTCGCTACCGCGGAAACTACGACGTGACGTTTCCACTGACCGACCACTGCGATTTCGACGAACTCGTCGAAACGGTTCTCGCGATCGATCCGAACGTCGTCTACACGAATCACGGCTTCGACGAGGCGTTTGCAGATCACCTCGCGACCGAGTACGGCTACCGAGCAACGCCACTGAAACGAAACCAGACGACGCTCGAGGAGTTCTGCTGA